A stretch of DNA from Thiothrix subterranea:
ACCGTTGATGCCGCTGCGCAAGTGTTCATGGGCGGCGGCGTAATCGAAGGTCACGACCGGCAGGCCACTGGCCATTGCTTCCAGCACCACATTGCCGAAAGTTTCGCTGGTGCTGGGGTAGAGGAACAAGTCGCCGCTGGCATAGTGTTCTGCCAAGGCTGTGCCGGTTTGCATCCCGACGAACAGGCAATCGGGATGCATGTCTTGCAGGCGTTTGCGTTCCGGGCCATCGCCGACCAGCAGGAAACGCGCATCGGGGAGGTGTTGCTGGATGGCCCGAAAGGCGCTGAAGGCCAGATCAAGGTTTTTTTCCGGCGACATGCGTGATACCAGTGTGACCAGCAATTGTTCCGGGCGAATGCCGAGTTGGGTGCGCAAGGTGTCGCTGCGGCGTTGCGGGTTGAAGCGTTCCACGTCAATGCCGCGATCCAGAATGCCGAGTTTGGTGTAACCGTTGGCGCTCAGTTGTTGCTGCAATTCGCGGGTCGGCACGAGTGTGACCAGCGTCTGGTTATGGACGTGGCGCAAATAACGTTTCGCCAGATTGAAAAACCCACTCAGGCGGTAATAGCGGCTGTACTGGTCAAAATTGGTGTGAAAGTCGCTGATGACGGGGATGCCCAGTTTTTTTGCGGCCTTCATCGCGGAATAACCCAACGGGCCTTCGGTAACGATTTGCACGATGTCGGGGCGCTGCTTTTTCCACAGGCGTTTGAGGGCGTGGTATTGCGGGAAGCCCAAGCGAACTTCCTTGTAAAATGGGAGTGTCAGTCCATTGACGAGGTGTTCCTGAAAGAGTGCTTCGCGTTGCGGTTTTTCGTGTGCCGTTTGGCGGGGGCGCACCAACTGGATGTGGTAGCCACCGCGTGTGCGCAAACCTGCCACCATGCGACTGATGGAATGCGCCACCCCGTTGATTTCTGGCGGCCACGTTTCCGTGACGACGCTCAGGTGAGTGTGGTTGCTGACAAGTTGAAGGCGGGCGTTTGACACAAAAATACACGTCTCATAGTGAATACCCTGATGATTTTGCAGGTTTAATGCTGCAAGACAGTGACGTTTTTGTGACGGTTAGATGTCATCTGACAAGGCTTATACCGTGGGTGAAAACCGATAGCCTGCCCCGCGCACGGTCTGGATGTAATGCTCAAAACCGTGCGTTGCCAGTGTTTTGCGCAAGCGCAGAATGTGTACGTCTACGGTGCGTTCTTCCACGTATACATTGCGTCCCCAAGCGTTGTCCAGCAATTGTTCGCGGCTGTATACGCGGTCAGGGTGTTGCATGAAAAATTTCAGCAAGCGGAATTCGGTGGGGCCAAACTCGAGTTCTTGACCATCAGCGGTGACGCGGTGGCTGAGCGGGTCGAGGGTTAACCCGGCAAATTCGAGCATTTCCGCTGGTTGGGAATGGCGGGTACGGCGCAATACGGCCTGAATTCGCACCACTAATTCGGCTGGAGAAAACGGTTTGCTGATATAATCGTCGATGCCCGCCTGAAAGCCGGAAATGCGGTCGGTTTCTTCGTTACGGGCGGTCAGCATAATGACCGGAATGTCTTGGGTATTGCCGTCGCGTTGTAGGCGTTTGACCAGTTCTATGCCACTCATGCCGGGCAGCATCCAGTCCATCAGAATCAGTTCCGGGCGCTGGCGGTGAATGGCGGTGTAGGCTTGTTCGGCGGATTCGGCTTCGTGCAGGGTGAAACCGGCACGCCCCAAAGCAAAGCCGACCATTTTGCGGATCGGCTGCTCGTCTTCAACGATCAATATGTTGCTCATGTGAAACCTGTATGAATTTCCTTTTACAGGCACATTTAACCGTAGGCGTGTGTCAGTTCTGTGACAGGTTACTGACTTTATTGGGTGTTTGAGACTCTTCGCGGGTGATTTCCAGCGGATGGGACGCATCGGCGTAATCGTGATAACCGCGTAGGCTTTGGTTATGGTTGTTGTCTTCGTCGAGAATCAGGTAGAGGCGGTGTTCCTGTTGAGCGTCTTGCAAATACAAAAACGGGGCGGTGGCGAGTTGCCCGTAAAAATATTCGGGCGTGGTGTCGGTGTAGGTTTTACCGTCGATGGTGAATTCGGCAGCTTGTGGCGTGATAGTCAGGGATAAGTCAGGGCTGTGCCATTCGCCGCTATACGCACTTTTGCCAGCGGCAGATACCACGGGTGATAAAGTGGTGGTGAGTAAGCAAGCGCACGCAAGCGCCACGGACTTGAACCGTTGTTCCTTTTTCATGATGTTCTCCTAGCGATTTGGGTATTATTCGTTTAAAACTAGTTTAGTTGATTTATACCGATAAAGGGAAATCAGGAAGCATGAAATCATGACAATGATCACAACCACTCGCGAGCGTTGGGCTTGGGCGTTTTATGACTGGGCAAACTCGGCTTTTATCACCACGGTGATGGTGGCGTTTTTTCCGATTTTCTTCCGGCAGTATTGGGCAAACGATTTGCCCTCGGAAGATATTACCTTGCGTTTGGGGACGGCGAATGCGCTGGCGAGTCTGTCGATTATGTTACTCGCGCCGTTTTTGGGAACTGTTGCCGATCAGGGCGGAATTAAAAAGCCGATGATGGCGGGTTTTGTGACCTTGGGCGTGTGCGCGACTTTGGGCTTGACCTTGGTGGGGGAAAGCCAGTGGCAGTGGGCGATGTTTGCGTTTGTGCTGGCAGTGGTGGGTTTTTTGGGGGCGAATATTTTCT
This window harbors:
- the phoB gene encoding phosphate regulon transcriptional regulator PhoB, translated to MSNILIVEDEQPIRKMVGFALGRAGFTLHEAESAEQAYTAIHRQRPELILMDWMLPGMSGIELVKRLQRDGNTQDIPVIMLTARNEETDRISGFQAGIDDYISKPFSPAELVVRIQAVLRRTRHSQPAEMLEFAGLTLDPLSHRVTADGQELEFGPTEFRLLKFFMQHPDRVYSREQLLDNAWGRNVYVEERTVDVHILRLRKTLATHGFEHYIQTVRGAGYRFSPTV
- a CDS encoding glycosyltransferase family 4 protein — translated: MSNARLQLVSNHTHLSVVTETWPPEINGVAHSISRMVAGLRTRGGYHIQLVRPRQTAHEKPQREALFQEHLVNGLTLPFYKEVRLGFPQYHALKRLWKKQRPDIVQIVTEGPLGYSAMKAAKKLGIPVISDFHTNFDQYSRYYRLSGFFNLAKRYLRHVHNQTLVTLVPTRELQQQLSANGYTKLGILDRGIDVERFNPQRRSDTLRTQLGIRPEQLLVTLVSRMSPEKNLDLAFSAFRAIQQHLPDARFLLVGDGPERKRLQDMHPDCLFVGMQTGTALAEHYASGDLFLYPSTSETFGNVVLEAMASGLPVVTFDYAAAHEHLRSGINGMGIPLDDTAAFIEASIALALDPNLRRTQGQAAYQTALGLSWEKVVERLHHTIQTVLREVHHEHEALAST